One segment of Treponema pectinovorum DNA contains the following:
- a CDS encoding 4Fe-4S binding protein — MAYKIDSTACVNCGTCEPDCPVQAISENDGHREIESAKCVSCGTCASECPTSAISEE; from the coding sequence ATGGCTTATAAAATCGATTCTACTGCATGTGTAAACTGCGGTACTTGTGAACCTGACTGCCCAGTTCAGGCAATCAGCGAAAATGACGGACATCGTGAAATTGAATCTGCAAAATGCGTTAGCTGTGGCACCTGCGCAAGCGAATGCCCTACTTCTGCAATTTCAGAAGAATAA
- the deoC gene encoding deoxyribose-phosphate aldolase codes for MDKISKKELASMIDHTQLSACATKDDIKKLCDEAKLYGFCSCCVNPYYVPFVAEQLEGSDVKVCTVISFPLGSSSIDDKASQAAMCVSEGADEVDMVVNLGCVKDGLWEDVFEEIYAVRCAVDDIDTGSNKKIVVKVILETCYLTDNEIVECCLQAKKAGADFVKTSTGFATSGASVHAVKLMRETVGNDMGVKASGGIRSLEDALQMINAGATRLGCSAGIKIISEV; via the coding sequence ATGGATAAAATCAGTAAAAAAGAACTGGCATCTATGATTGACCACACTCAACTTTCTGCCTGTGCAACGAAAGACGATATAAAAAAATTGTGTGACGAAGCAAAGCTATACGGATTTTGCAGTTGCTGTGTAAATCCCTATTATGTTCCATTTGTAGCAGAACAATTGGAAGGAAGCGATGTCAAAGTATGCACTGTAATTTCGTTTCCTTTGGGTTCATCTTCTATAGATGATAAAGCAAGCCAGGCGGCCATGTGTGTGAGCGAAGGTGCAGACGAAGTTGATATGGTCGTAAATTTAGGCTGCGTAAAAGACGGTTTATGGGAAGACGTTTTTGAAGAAATTTATGCAGTACGCTGTGCAGTTGATGATATTGATACAGGAAGCAATAAAAAAATTGTTGTAAAGGTGATTCTTGAAACTTGCTACCTTACAGATAACGAAATAGTTGAATGTTGTTTGCAGGCAAAAAAAGCAGGTGCGGATTTTGTAAAGACTTCTACAGGATTTGCAACTTCTGGAGCGAGCGTCCATGCCGTAAAACTTATGAGAGAAACAGTTGGCAACGATATGGGCGTAAAAGCTAGCGGTGGAATTCGCTCTTTGGAGGATGCTTTACAAATGATAAATGCCGGTGCGACAAGGCTTGGTTGTTCAGCCGGAATAAAAATAATCAGCGAAGTTTAA
- the rd gene encoding rubredoxin: MKKYECTICGHIYDPAVGDPDSGIPAGTAFEDLPDDWVCPVCGVGKDMFKEVE; encoded by the coding sequence ATGAAAAAATACGAATGCACAATCTGTGGTCATATCTATGATCCTGCCGTAGGAGACCCTGATTCAGGAATTCCAGCAGGAACAGCTTTTGAAGACTTACCAGATGACTGGGTTTGCCCGGTTTGTGGTGTAGGAAAAGATATGTTCAAAGAAGTTGAATAG
- a CDS encoding clostripain-related cysteine peptidase has translation MFKKFMKLASFILLVAMSVIFVSCADAADDDDGYCTVTFDTAGGTPIKSVKVKSGEYLSSILPTPERTDCYFSYWYKDDYKTPYDFKTPVTSSFELNAKWNVKISFIKELKNGTIRLDNGYAKNIKKVDCSEISATYLKKGESETKPLQLTFDEYYSGWDYYSYFKFEPFNTNEKATYTVTVTNGEESASKDFDVKFFDSPENLVASVQDSMVSLSWDEVYAAFRYEVTYYKFSDITSSKIKTVYSNKCDIKGLENGAEYTFKVKAINSSSEEKESEPVKATPKITKKTSDVLMIMYMDGDNNLNDAIYLDMNEVEYGLYQIRKLDGTPESNYKSVNVVALWDGWRGNSTENPQLKHSGSFIYELGTDSSFNTTYTSSSGCVLSSKTKDLSYTAESGTSNPWLANGEVDMSSKDTLKNFLEWVKARYEATDVILQFSNHGGGPRSYVANTITLENGMTYERPGISGRRSMCWDEDSSGNTFLKTSDVSSVLEDCGYSSGKLSMIIEDVCLGGSIEEAYQLKDYAKYFLASPNNEPGRGLDYITVIKSFTTDATMESVGQSIIAKYKEDYAIKDSVWDTWMSDNSSALASNFGIDTSNPTAQNKFTMSILNSKCSTLTLVDLSKLEAVKIAIDAFANVVITDAKTKEFKGLYYDTVKKLYTITSSSNTRPVTYWEALRELNASYDGNMFSYLGTFTWLYDSGYLFLNANSLSDANLADGSANPNAWADLNTAADGVLAALKSANVYAWRDGFKGNSLYEGSNTISGLTISGGSVEITTSGGKAYPAQEKYPSWYKTELAFGNDCKWGQLLYDWFHEFGESN, from the coding sequence ATGTTTAAAAAGTTTATGAAACTCGCAAGCTTCATTTTGCTTGTTGCTATGTCTGTAATATTTGTTTCGTGTGCGGACGCAGCAGATGATGACGATGGTTATTGCACTGTAACCTTTGACACAGCTGGAGGAACTCCAATTAAATCGGTAAAAGTAAAAAGTGGCGAATACTTGAGTTCTATACTTCCAACACCAGAAAGAACAGATTGCTATTTTTCTTATTGGTACAAAGACGACTATAAAACGCCTTATGATTTTAAAACTCCAGTAACTTCTTCCTTTGAGTTGAATGCAAAATGGAACGTAAAAATTAGTTTTATCAAGGAATTAAAAAACGGTACTATAAGACTTGATAATGGATATGCAAAAAACATAAAGAAAGTCGACTGCTCCGAGATTTCTGCAACTTATTTAAAGAAGGGCGAAAGCGAAACAAAGCCTTTGCAATTGACATTTGATGAATATTATTCAGGATGGGATTATTATTCTTATTTTAAATTTGAACCTTTTAATACGAATGAGAAAGCAACTTACACCGTTACTGTAACTAACGGTGAAGAAAGTGCTTCTAAAGATTTCGATGTAAAATTTTTTGATTCTCCTGAAAATCTTGTTGCTTCAGTACAGGATTCTATGGTGAGCCTTAGCTGGGATGAAGTTTATGCTGCTTTTAGATATGAAGTTACTTACTATAAATTTTCTGACATAACTTCTTCAAAAATAAAAACGGTTTATTCTAATAAATGTGATATAAAAGGTCTTGAAAACGGAGCTGAATACACCTTTAAGGTAAAAGCGATTAACTCTTCTTCTGAAGAAAAGGAAAGTGAGCCTGTAAAAGCGACTCCGAAAATCACCAAAAAGACTTCTGATGTATTGATGATTATGTATATGGACGGCGATAACAACTTAAACGATGCGATATATCTTGATATGAATGAAGTTGAATACGGTCTTTATCAAATTCGAAAACTTGATGGAACTCCAGAGTCCAACTATAAAAGCGTTAATGTCGTTGCTCTTTGGGACGGCTGGAGGGGCAATTCAACAGAAAATCCGCAGTTAAAACACAGTGGATCGTTTATATACGAACTCGGCACAGATTCTTCTTTTAATACAACTTATACATCTTCAAGTGGTTGTGTGCTTTCTTCAAAAACGAAAGATTTAAGTTACACCGCAGAAAGTGGAACTTCGAATCCTTGGCTTGCAAATGGCGAAGTTGATATGTCTTCCAAAGATACGCTCAAAAACTTTTTGGAATGGGTTAAAGCACGCTATGAAGCAACAGATGTTATCTTGCAGTTTTCAAACCATGGTGGCGGGCCTCGCTCTTATGTTGCAAATACAATAACTCTTGAAAACGGCATGACTTACGAGCGTCCAGGAATTAGTGGCAGGAGATCTATGTGCTGGGACGAAGACTCTAGCGGAAATACTTTCTTAAAGACGAGCGACGTTTCCAGCGTGCTGGAAGACTGCGGTTATTCTTCTGGTAAACTTTCCATGATTATTGAAGATGTCTGTCTTGGAGGTTCTATAGAAGAAGCATATCAGTTAAAAGATTATGCAAAATACTTTTTAGCTTCTCCTAACAACGAGCCTGGAAGAGGACTTGACTATATAACCGTAATCAAAAGTTTTACGACTGATGCGACTATGGAAAGCGTTGGACAATCCATTATTGCAAAATACAAAGAAGATTATGCGATTAAAGATTCTGTCTGGGATACATGGATGAGCGACAATAGTTCTGCTTTAGCTTCCAACTTTGGCATAGATACATCAAATCCAACAGCTCAAAATAAATTTACAATGTCAATATTAAATTCAAAATGTTCTACTTTGACCCTTGTAGATCTCTCAAAATTGGAAGCGGTAAAAATCGCTATAGATGCTTTTGCAAATGTTGTAATTACGGATGCCAAAACAAAAGAATTCAAAGGCTTGTACTACGATACTGTAAAAAAATTATATACCATAACTTCATCTTCAAATACACGACCTGTAACCTACTGGGAAGCCCTTAGAGAATTGAATGCCTCTTATGACGGTAACATGTTTAGTTATCTTGGAACTTTTACCTGGCTTTATGACAGCGGATACCTTTTCCTTAATGCAAATAGTTTATCTGATGCGAATCTTGCAGACGGGTCTGCTAATCCTAACGCATGGGCAGACTTAAACACTGCTGCAGATGGTGTACTTGCAGCTTTAAAATCCGCGAATGTTTATGCATGGAGAGACGGCTTTAAGGGAAACTCTTTGTATGAAGGATCGAATACAATATCTGGGCTTACTATAAGCGGTGGTTCTGTCGAAATTACTACAAGCGGTGGAAAAGCTTATCCTGCACAAGAGAAATATCCTTCTTGGTATAAAACTGAACTTGCCTTTGGTAATGACTGTAAATGGGGACAACTTTTGTACGACTGGTTCCATGAATTTGGAGAATCAAATTGA